The following proteins come from a genomic window of Meleagris gallopavo isolate NT-WF06-2002-E0010 breed Aviagen turkey brand Nicholas breeding stock chromosome Z, Turkey_5.1, whole genome shotgun sequence:
- the F2R gene encoding proteinase-activated receptor 1, with amino-acid sequence MGLPALLCALAVLSCPISPSAAATRIDHTYNNSSIRGRTFLIPDRGEPIPMEDIENSAENDSEVGLGSTNQTRSPPHEQRTVSAETARYLTSPWLTRFVPSVYTLVVVLSLPLNITAIFVFLKKMKIEKPAVVYMLNLALADILFVSVLPFKIAYHFSGNNWVFGPRMCRFVTAAFYCNMYCSIMLMTSISFDRFLAVVYPMQALGWRTLTRASVICFIIWFVAITGVVPFLIREQTMEIPKLNITTCHDVLRESELHGYYVHFFSVFSSVFFVVPFIVSTICYVCIIRCLSSSSIVARQNKKTRALLLCVAVFSVFVICFGPTNVLLLIHYIHFSYNNSLEYLYFAYLLCVCISSVSCCIDPFIYYYASSQYQRQLFSLLSCKETLDPNSSNSSGQSMSTTSRRGTCSTNANNSVYSKLLVIQ; translated from the exons ATGGGGCTGCCCGCGCTGCTCTGCGCCCTAGCCGTCCTCAGCTGCCCGATCTCGCCGTCTGCCGCCGCCACCCGAATCG ACCACACATACAATAACAGCAGCATAAGGGGCAGAACTTTTCTGATACCTGACCGTGGTGAACCTATACCTATGGAAGATATTGAAAACAGTGCTGAAAATGATTCGGAGGTTGGATTAGGATCTACCAATCAGACTAGATCACCTCCACATGAACAACGAACAGTGTCAGCAGAAACAGCGAGATATCTCACTAGCCCATGGCTGACCCGTTTTGTTCCTTCGGTTTACACATTAGTGGTTGTGCTCAGCCTCCCTCTGAACATTACAGCCAtatttgtgtttctgaaaaaaatgaaaattgaaaaacCAGCTGTAGTTTACATGCTGAATTTGGCTCTTGCAGATATACTGTTTGTAAGTGTGCTCCCTTTCAAGATTGCTTACCATTTCTCTGGAAACAACTGGGTATTTGGACCTCGGATGTGCCGCTTCGTCACTGCTGCTTTCTACTGTAACATGTATTGCTCAATAATGCTCATGACGAGCATAAGCTTTGATCGCTTCTTAGCAGTGGTGTACCCCATGCAGGCTCTTGGCTGGCGTACGTTAACACGTGCCTCAGTGATCTGTTTCATCATATGGTTTGTAGCAATAACTGGGGTTGTACCTTTTCTCATCAGAGAGCAAACTATGGAAATACCCAAGTTAAATATCACAACCTGCCATGATGTGTTAAGGGAATCTGAGCTTCACGGCTATTATGTACACTTTTTCTCCGtcttctcatctgttttctttgtagTGCCATTTATAGTATCTACCATCTGTTATGTGTGTATCATTCGATGTCTGAGTTCTTCTAGTATTGTTGCAAGACAAAATAAGAAGACACGTGCCTTGCTCCTGTGTGTGgctgttttttcagtttttgtcatttgttttggGCCAACCAATGTCCTGCTATTAATTCATTATATCCATTTTTCATACAACAACAGTTTAGAGTATCTCTACTTTGCCTATCTACTCTGTGTATGCATCAGCAGTGTTAGCTGTTGCATTGACCCCTTTATTTACTACTATGCTTCCTCTCAGTATCAGAGACAACTGTTTAGTCTCTTGAGTTGTAAAGAGACTTTAGATCCTaacagcagtaacagcagtgGCCAATCAATGTCTACCACTAGCAGAAGGGGCACGTGCTCTACTAATGCAAATAACAGTGTCTACAGCAAACTACTAGTAATACAGTGA